A single region of the Solirubrobacterales bacterium genome encodes:
- the radA gene encoding DNA repair protein RadA: protein MIFVCSECGTVERKWHGQCPGCSSWNSMIEELESAPATGKGARRGIGGLAPAAKGAAPPPVARETGTVAEPVILSEVRAARIKRIATGIGEFDRVLGGTEQAGMGIVPGSLVLLGGSPGIGKSTLVGAALGNLVEQNYDVLYISGEESPEQISMRHQRLGASAMKVPVVAETDLDSVIATIEAQPRQPDVCVVDSVQTMYCADLSGAPGSVGQVREVTGRLMQLAKSRGIAMLLVGHVTKEGSLAGPRVLEHLVDCVLQFEGERERSFRTLRAAKNRFGSTNEVGVFEMEGNGLIEIEDASARFVGDATGYPGSVVLAAMEGTRPMLVEIQALVARTDVVPARRVANGIDRNRLALVLAVLARHAGLSLGNHDIFVNVVGGVRVDEPAADLAIALAVASAAKGVALTDDGVPLTCFGEIGLTGELRPVPQADRRVAEAVKFGLTHTSIPAAKSDHAGVHSVKEALARAFDYS, encoded by the coding sequence ATGATCTTCGTCTGCAGCGAGTGCGGCACGGTGGAGCGCAAGTGGCATGGGCAGTGCCCCGGCTGCTCGTCCTGGAACAGCATGATCGAAGAGCTGGAGTCCGCGCCGGCCACGGGCAAAGGCGCGCGCCGCGGCATCGGGGGCCTTGCGCCCGCGGCGAAGGGCGCCGCCCCGCCGCCGGTCGCGCGCGAAACCGGCACGGTCGCCGAGCCAGTGATCCTCAGCGAAGTCCGCGCCGCGCGCATCAAGCGCATCGCCACCGGCATCGGCGAGTTCGACCGCGTCCTCGGCGGCACTGAGCAGGCAGGAATGGGGATCGTCCCGGGATCGCTCGTGTTGCTCGGGGGATCACCCGGCATCGGCAAATCCACGCTCGTCGGCGCAGCGCTTGGCAATCTCGTCGAGCAGAACTACGATGTCCTCTACATCTCCGGCGAGGAGTCGCCAGAACAGATCAGCATGCGCCATCAGCGCCTCGGCGCCAGCGCGATGAAGGTGCCTGTCGTCGCCGAGACCGATCTCGACAGCGTGATCGCCACGATCGAGGCGCAGCCCAGACAGCCCGATGTTTGCGTGGTCGACTCGGTGCAGACTATGTACTGCGCAGACCTCTCCGGCGCGCCCGGCAGCGTCGGCCAGGTCCGAGAGGTCACCGGGCGCTTGATGCAGCTTGCAAAGAGCCGCGGAATCGCGATGCTGCTGGTCGGCCACGTCACAAAAGAGGGCTCGCTCGCCGGCCCGCGCGTGCTTGAGCACCTCGTTGACTGCGTGCTGCAATTCGAGGGCGAACGCGAGCGCAGCTTCCGCACCCTGCGCGCGGCCAAAAACCGTTTCGGTTCCACCAACGAGGTCGGCGTCTTCGAAATGGAAGGCAACGGTTTGATCGAAATAGAAGACGCCTCGGCCCGCTTTGTCGGCGACGCCACCGGATATCCCGGCTCAGTAGTCCTCGCAGCGATGGAGGGCACCCGCCCGATGCTCGTAGAAATCCAGGCGCTCGTCGCGCGCACGGATGTGGTGCCGGCCAGACGCGTCGCCAATGGCATCGATCGCAACCGCCTCGCGCTCGTACTCGCCGTTCTCGCCCGTCACGCCGGCCTCTCGCTCGGTAACCACGACATCTTCGTCAACGTCGTCGGGGGGGTGCGAGTGGACGAGCCAGCAGCAGACCTCGCGATCGCGCTCGCGGTGGCTTCTGCAGCGAAGGGAGTCGCGCTCACCGATGACGGCGTCCCGCTCACATGTTTCGGAGAGATCGGCCTCACCGGCGAGCTACGTCCAGTGCCGCAGGCGGATCGCCGCGTCGCAGAGGCCGTCAAGTTCGGCCTCACGCACACGTCGATCCCCGCGGCAAAGAGCGATCACGCCGGCGTGCACAGTGTCAAGGAGGCGCTGGCTCGGGCCTTCGATTACAGCTAG
- a CDS encoding polysaccharide biosynthesis tyrosine autokinase has protein sequence MNPNDQQQSGTSLRDALAVVRRRRGLVILCAFLVPGAALAFSMFQAPAYQGQADVLLSQKNIGNSLTNTQDQSIQANDADRVAQTQAELAATPIVARNTLNALKITDITPTQLLEQTEISSSQNSDILVFKITDEDQLRSKQLVNEYAEQYTIFRTQIDTASIARALSEVSRQLRAGSATDPDAATLRETLIDKREQLRTLQALQTSNSFIVRTEIQAEQVKPTPVRNTVLGLLLGIMLGIGVAFAVDALDTRLRTAEDIADAVGSPLLVRVPLEKKRRDTTLPLMLSDPNSPDTEAYRLLRSNLEFASLGADSRVLLFTSAVENEGKSTTVANLAVACARSGKNVCLIDLDLRRPSLERTFDLLPRPGITNIAVGSATLQQALIRLRLGDTTGATSGSNPEGGLWLLPCGAIPPDPGEFVSTQALASIIDTVKESFDLVLIDTSPMLRVGDPMTLAKRVDGIVVIGRRGVLRSGMAKEVRRLLSASQARALGVVVVGGGGAEKGYGYGYGYGYGYEPEGIPMQAGATAQRS, from the coding sequence TTGAATCCAAACGATCAACAACAGAGCGGAACCTCGCTGCGTGATGCCCTCGCAGTGGTCCGTCGTCGCCGCGGCCTGGTAATCCTCTGTGCGTTTCTCGTACCCGGCGCGGCTCTCGCGTTCTCGATGTTCCAAGCGCCTGCCTATCAGGGCCAGGCAGACGTTCTGCTCAGCCAGAAGAACATCGGCAATAGCCTCACGAACACCCAGGATCAGTCGATCCAGGCAAACGATGCCGACCGGGTCGCCCAGACTCAGGCCGAGCTGGCCGCCACTCCAATCGTCGCGCGCAACACGCTGAATGCTCTGAAGATCACCGACATCACGCCGACCCAGCTGCTTGAGCAGACCGAGATCTCAAGCTCCCAGAACAGCGACATCCTCGTCTTCAAGATCACCGACGAGGACCAACTCCGCTCCAAGCAGCTCGTCAACGAGTACGCCGAGCAGTACACGATTTTTCGGACCCAGATTGACACCGCCTCGATCGCCCGCGCGCTTTCTGAGGTCTCAAGGCAGCTGCGGGCCGGCAGCGCGACCGACCCCGACGCTGCGACGCTGCGCGAGACCCTGATCGACAAACGCGAGCAACTGCGCACGCTTCAGGCGCTGCAGACGTCCAACTCCTTCATAGTGCGCACCGAGATCCAGGCCGAACAGGTCAAGCCGACCCCAGTGCGAAACACCGTGCTCGGATTGCTGCTCGGGATAATGCTTGGCATCGGAGTCGCGTTCGCCGTCGATGCCCTCGACACCCGACTGCGCACCGCAGAAGACATCGCAGACGCCGTCGGCTCCCCCCTGCTCGTGCGCGTCCCGCTCGAGAAGAAGCGCCGCGACACCACGCTCCCGCTGATGCTCTCAGACCCCAACTCGCCCGACACCGAGGCATATCGCCTGCTGCGCAGCAACCTCGAGTTCGCATCGCTCGGCGCGGACTCGCGCGTGCTGCTGTTCACCAGCGCGGTCGAGAATGAGGGCAAGTCCACGACCGTTGCGAACCTCGCCGTGGCCTGCGCCCGATCGGGCAAAAACGTCTGCCTCATCGACCTCGACCTGCGGCGTCCCTCACTCGAGCGCACGTTCGACCTGCTCCCCCGACCCGGAATCACAAACATCGCCGTCGGCAGCGCCACCTTGCAGCAGGCCCTGATCCGCCTGCGCCTCGGAGACACCACAGGTGCAACCAGCGGCAGCAACCCCGAGGGCGGGCTCTGGCTGCTCCCCTGCGGAGCGATCCCGCCCGACCCGGGCGAGTTTGTGAGCACCCAAGCGTTGGCCTCGATCATTGACACCGTGAAGGAAAGCTTTGACCTCGTATTGATCGATACCTCGCCGATGCTGCGCGTCGGCGACCCGATGACGCTGGCCAAGCGCGTTGACGGGATCGTTGTGATCGGCCGTCGCGGCGTGCTGCGCTCGGGGATGGCCAAGGAGGTCCGTAGGCTGCTGTCCGCCTCTCAGGCCCGCGCCCTCGGTGTGGTCGTGGTCGGCGGCGGAGGGGCTGAGAAGGGCTATGGATATGGCTACGGGTACGGCTATGGGTATGAGCCCGAAGGCATTCCGATGCAGGCCGGCGCTACTGCTCAGCGCTCGTAG
- a CDS encoding tyrosine protein phosphatase — MIDLHIHLLPGIDDGPADVAGTVELARACVADGVQAVAATPHVSAKYQTTPARMRQGVEEARIAIKAAGVPLKVYAGAEVAIDQMARLSNEDLRGLTLGPTEGFILLETPYAAWPMELETQVGRLAMLGIRGILAHPERSAGVQGPGGIEKLERAVSRGLYTQVTAGSLVGRFGRTARNTANELLQRELVHVISSDSHNVDRRPPRMAEAAADVGDPELAKWLTTDAPLAIVRGERLPPRPTPRDRPSGGLFGRGRRG, encoded by the coding sequence GTGATTGATCTTCATATCCATCTTCTGCCCGGGATCGATGACGGTCCGGCCGACGTCGCGGGCACCGTCGAACTCGCCCGCGCATGTGTCGCCGACGGGGTGCAGGCGGTCGCCGCAACGCCGCACGTGAGCGCGAAATACCAGACGACTCCCGCGCGGATGCGGCAGGGCGTGGAGGAAGCGCGCATTGCGATCAAGGCGGCTGGCGTGCCATTGAAGGTCTACGCCGGGGCAGAGGTTGCGATTGATCAGATGGCGCGGCTGAGCAATGAGGACCTGCGCGGCCTCACCCTTGGCCCGACTGAAGGATTCATCCTGCTCGAGACTCCGTATGCGGCCTGGCCGATGGAGCTCGAGACTCAGGTCGGAAGGCTCGCGATGCTTGGCATCCGCGGAATCCTCGCCCACCCCGAGCGCAGCGCGGGTGTTCAGGGACCTGGTGGGATCGAGAAGCTCGAGCGAGCCGTCAGCCGCGGTCTTTACACCCAGGTTACGGCAGGTTCGCTCGTCGGACGATTCGGTCGCACCGCCAGGAACACCGCCAACGAGCTGCTCCAGCGTGAACTGGTCCACGTGATTTCGAGCGACTCGCACAACGTCGATCGTCGACCGCCGCGAATGGCCGAGGCAGCAGCGGATGTTGGTGATCCGGAGCTTGCGAAATGGCTCACGACCGACGCTCCGCTCGCGATCGTGCGTGGAGAACGACTGCCGCCGAGGCCGACGCCCCGCGATCGCCCGAGCGGCGGCCTGTTTGGCCGCGGTCGGCGCGGTTGA